The nucleotide window AAATCGATATCCATATGTAAGGCTACTGAATCACGAGAGAAGTTACTAATGTATTCGAAAGCTGCATCAGCGATGGCGAAAATAAAAGAACCATGGGCGGTGTTATGTAAGTTTAAGAAATCTTTAGCCACAACTCCAGAAACCCTAGCGTAACCTTCCCTTATCTCCTCCAATTCTATGTTAAGAAATTTAAGAAAAGGACTCTCTTTCATTATTTAAACTCCCTTAAATTTAGGCTCTCTTTTCTCTTTGAATGATGATATACCTTCCTTAAAGTCCTCAGTTTTTCCTAAATAACCTTGTATGGCGGATTCGTACTCTAAAAACCTTTCTAGATCATTATACAATACTAAATTAGCCATTCTCTTTCCAGCAATATAAGACTGGAATGGACCATTTAGGATTTTATTAGCCATTTCCTCAGCGTCGTAAAGTGGATTTTCCGATATCTTCAACAATCCCCATCTCTCGGCATCCTCTGCAGTAAATTCCCCTCCTAGGACAGCAATCTCATAGGCTCTTTGATCTCTAGTCAGCTTCAAAAGGAAGTACGCTACTCCAGTGTCTGAAGCTAATCCAAGTCTTTGAAATGCAGTAACGAATTTGACTTCACGCTTAGCGAATTTGAAATCTGTAGATAAGCTTATCCCTATACAAGCTCCAGCTGTAACACCATTTATTGCAGCTATGTAAATTTTATCTGAAAAACGTATCTCCCTAATTATTGGATAAAACGTCTCCCGTAAGTCTATCGTAAAATCTGGGGCGAACTCATTTACGTCAGCCCCTACGCAGAATGCCCTTCCTTCACCAGTCAGTATTACAGTTCTAATTTTCGGATTAGCGTTAATTTCTTTAAGTTTTGATATCAGTTCATTTCTCATTTCCAAGTTCAACGCGTTTAATTTATCAGCTCTACTTATTGTAACTACTACGTACCCATCTTTATTATCTACTTTTATCATTCTCCCACCTAGGTTTTCTCTTCTCTAAAAACGCTCTCATACCTTCTTTAGCCTCTTTTGTATTTAAAGCCAAATAGAAATTCCTTCTTTCGAAGTCTAATCCTTGCTGTAGTAAAGTATCCCAGGCTCTAGCAACTGCCTCTTTAGCTAAAATTATAGATATTATTGGCTTTTCAGCTATTTCCCTCGCTAGTCTAATTGCCTCATCAATTAGTGAGTTATCTGGTACTACCTTATTTACTAGTCCATATCTTTCAGCTTCTTTAGAGTCTATTAATTTCCCAGTAAGCACTAGTTCCATTGCCTTATACTTTCCTAATACTCTAGTTAATCTCTGAGTACCTCCTGCTCCTGGCATAATACCTAAATTTATTTCTGGTTGACCCAGTTTTGCGGATTCTGAGGCAATTATAATATCACATGCCATTGCTAATTCTAGCCCTCCTCCGGCTGTGATACCGTTTAACGCAGCTATAACTGGTTTTTTAAACGTTCTCAACTTTTCCCATAAAGGCATATGACCCTTTTTCATTATTTCCTCAAGGGGCGTTTCTAGCATCTCTTTAACGTCTGCCCCTGCCGAAAACGCTTTTCCATTCCCAGTTATTATTACGACTTTAATCTTGTCATCATTATCTAACTTGTTCAAGACATCAACTAATTCATCAACCATTTGGAAGTTGATTGCATTTAACTTATCTGGTCTGTTAAGTTTTATAATTCCTATATTATCTATAACTTCTATTTGTATTGTACTATACATATATATGTAATTCACCTGCATATAGTACTATTCGCAAAAGTTTATATAGTTTAGTATTGTAAGAAATCATGGTTAATCCAATATGACAAGAAGGGTAGCTGTAATAGGAGTAGGTAATTCGAAGTTCGGGAGAAGAGATGACGTTTCTATTCAAGAGTTAGCCTGGGAATCTATTAAAGAAGCGTTGAATGATAGTGGTGTATCTCAAAGTGATATAGGACTAGTGGTTATAGGTAGCACTGCCTATAGAGGTATTGAATTATACCCTGCTCCAATCGTTGCTGAGTATTCTGGACTAACAGGCAAAGTTCCTCTACGCGTTGAGGCAATGTGCGCTACAGGATTAGCTGCAGCCTTATCCGCATATACTGCAGTAGCTTCAGGTTTAGTTGATATTGCTATGGCAGTAGGAGTTGATAAGATGACTGAAGTTGACACCTCAACATCGTTAGCAATAGGCGGAAGAGGGGGTAATTATCAGTGGGAATATCATTTCTATGGGACCACATTCCCAACTTATTACGCACTTTATGCAACAAGACATATGGCAGTTTTTGGCACAACTGAGGAGCAAATGGCTCTAGTTTCGGTAAAGGCGCATAAGTATGGTTCAATGAACCCTAAAGCTCACTTTCAAAAACCGGTTACCGTAGAAGAAGTTCTCAAGTCCAGAGTAATCTCTTGGCCAATAAAGTTACTTGACTCTTGTCCAATAAGTGATGGTTCCGCCACTGCAGTATTTGCATCGGAGGAGAAAGTGAAGGAGTTGAAGATTGATTCTCCAGTTTGGATAACTGGAATTGGTTATGCGAATGATTACGCTTATGTTGCAAGAAGAGGAGAATGGGTGGGATTTAAGGCAACTCAGTTAGCTGCAAGGCAAGCTTATGAGATGGCTAAGGTAACTCCTAATGATATAGAAGTAGCTACGGTACATGACGCGTTTACAATAGCTGAGATAATGGGATATGAGGATTTAGGTTTTACCGAAAAGGGAAAAGGAGGCAAGTTTATAGAAGAGGGGCAAAGCGAGAAAGGTGGAAAAGTAGGAGTAAATCTATTTGGTGGTCTAAAAGCTAAGGGGCATCCATTAGGAGCTACTGGACTTTCTATGATTTATGAGATAACTAAACAATTGAGAGATGAAGCTGACAAATTACAACAACCCCTTAAGAAGTATATTGGGCTTGTTCACAATGTAGGTGGCACAGGTCACTTTGCATATGTTATGATTCTAAGAAGGTGACCTTAGATGCAAATAGATGCAATACCGTTATCAATAAAATATAAGATCAAATACCCGGACGAATTTATTGAAGCAGTTAAGAGGGGAGAAATTGTAGCTACCAAATGTAAAAATTGTGGTTCCGTTTACTTTCCCCCTCAAAAGGATTGTTATAACTGTGGTAAGAATGAGATGGAGTGGATTAAAGTATCTAATGAGGGTGAAATAATGACTTATAGTGTAGTATCTCAGAAACCTCAAGGTTTCGAAAATTATGAAGACTACGTTATAGGGATAGTCAAGACAAAGGATGGGATAAATATAATGGCATGGATTAAAGGCCAACCTAAGGTCGGTAATAAAGTAAGACTGACTACAGATGGTATGAGGATAATTGGCGAGGTGATAAGATGAGCGTTAAGTTAACTTATAATGAGATAGATCCCAAGGCATTAACTAAGGAAGAGATTAAAGAGATCCAGCGATTTAGACTTAGGGGTTTAATTAAAAGAGTTTATGAGAGCTCACCCTACTATCATAAGGTGTTTAAAGAAAGGGGATTAACGCCAGATGATATAAGAACTCTAGAGGATTTAGTTAAACTTCCTTTCACCACTAAGGAAGATTTAAGGAGATACGCTTATCCACATGGTGGCGATTTCTTAGCAGTTCCCTTTGGAAATTTAGTAGGATGGCATATGACATCAGGAACGACAGGAGTTCCCACAGTAAACGCTTATACTTGGAGCGATATTGAAATATGGACAAGCCTCGTAGCAAGAAGTCTAGTCACTGCTGGAGTTACAAAGAATGATATTGTTATGAACATTTATGGGTACGGGTTATTCACTGGTGGGATTGGCTTACATCAAGGTATCCAGAGAATAGGGGCTAAGGTGATACCGTGGAGTACTGGCAGAACTGAAGCTTTAGCTCGGGCACTAAAGGACTTTAAAGCTACTGTAATAACTGGTACTCCATCTTACGAATTGCTAATAGCTGAAACTTTACGCAAACTAAACATAGATGCTGAGAAGGAATTGCAACTTAGATTAGCAATCCCCGGTGCTGAAGCAATGTCAAAAGAGATGTTGGAGAGAATTGAGCACGAATTAGGACTAAAGGCTAGAGAAGGAAGGGCATTAGAAATTTATGGTTTAACCGAGGCTTTAGGGCCAGGAGTTGCACAAGAGTGTCCAGACGATAATCACGAATGGCTACATATATGGACTGATCATTATTTGGTTGAGATTATTGATCCAGAGACCGGTGAGAGAATTTCTGAAGATGAAGAAGGGGAAATGGTTATAACTACTCTCAGTAAGGAAGGGATGCCGTTAATTAGATATAGAACGAGAGATATTACTAGACTTATTGAAAGTGATGATGAAATACCGTTTCCTAAAATAGGAATGTTAAAAGGGAGAGTAGATGATGTGATATTCTATAAAGGTGTGAAAGTATTCCCAACTGCTATATCGAATGTTTTAATGTCTTGCGAGGAGGTAAAAGAGTTTCAAATAGTAGTAGATAAGACTAATAGGGAGCATAGATTAATAGTTAGAGTAGAAACTGAAAAACCGTCAGAAAAATTAGCTGAAAAACTGATAGAAGAAATTAGAACAGTAGCATTTGTAACGCCTGAGGTGGAGTTTGTGAGTTTAGGCACACTGCCTAGATTTGAGGGTAAGTCTAAGAGGGTAGTTATTAAAGAGTAAATTTATAGTAAACAAGAATAGTTAATTTTTAAAACTAGTTAAGAGAAATAAGAAACATGGCTAAGCTTCTTTTCGTGATAATGGACGATCCAAACAATTTGTCTGAATCCATAAGAGCTGCTCACGCCTTACACTACGCAGTAGAGCTTAAGAAGGAAGGGCACGAGGTTTACGTTTATTTTGACGGGCTAGGTACCAAAATACCAATATCCGAAAGTCCTTATAAGGGATTACGACCAGCCTATGAGAGAGCATTAAAAGAGGAAATCATATTAGGTGCATGTGGTTATTGTGCATCTCCACCTCATTTGAATATTAGAGATAAACTAATTAATTCAATAAAACTAATTGGAGATGAGGAGCATCATTACGCTTTTATTGATTTAATTAACGGAGGTTTCCAGATTATAATTTCATGATGTAGTTTTGTGTATAATTATATACAGTATAGACATACTTTAATTTTAAAACATTTGTAATTTTAGGTATAACTAAATTAAGTAATAACATTCTTGAAAAAATATATTGTTGAAATAAACGTAATATTTATAAAGTATGAATGTAACATAGAATATAGGTGAGTAAAAAGTGAGTAGTCTTAAGATATATAAGGAATTGGATTTGACTAGTTCTTCGTGTGCTGGGCCTATTGGTGAGTTGTCCAGTGTTATTGATGAGTTGAGGGATGGCGAGGCTGTTAAGGTCATTTTGGGTGATGAGGCCACTAAGAAGGACATTACTTTGTGGAGTAAGAAGAAGGGCTTGAAAATAGTACAAGAGTCGCAAGAGGGAAGCAAGTACGTATTATTAATAAGCAAATAGGAGATGAGGTAAATGGCTAAAAGGGTTATAATAGCAGGAGGAAATATTGCGGGCACAATTGTAGCAAACAGGTTAGTTCAAAAGTTAGAACATGAGGTTAATAAAGGAGATGTTGAAATAGTAGCATTAAATAAGTCAGATGAACACATCTATCTACCGGGGCAGTTATTAGTTGGTTTTGGTCTTGAAACTCCAGGAGAATTAGTGAGGAAAGAAAGCGAACTGCTGGATCCTAGAATCAAATTCCTACATGGGCAGAAGGGTACGATTAGCAAAATAGATGTTGCTAATCACTCAGTTCAAACCGCGGATGGAGTTTCACATAGTTATGACTATCTAGTAATAACTACGGGTGTAGATTACACATGGGACGAAATACCCGGCTATAGGTCTGCTGCACATACAGTATACGAGTATGATGATGCTATTAAAATGAGGGAAGCTTTAGAGAAATTTGATGGCGGTACAATTGTCGTTAATACGGCTAAATTGCCTCATAGATGTCCAGTTGCTCCATTAGAAGTTACATTAATTCTAGACGATTATTTAAGAAAGAGAGGGATTAGGGATAAGACTAAGATAATTTACACCTATCCCGTTCAAGGAGTATTTGGAAGACCAATAACCAATAAGTTCATGCTGAGATTATTTGAACAAAGAGGAATAGAAGTTCACTCTCCATTTACGGTAACTAGTGTTGATCCCAACAATAAGGTTATAGAATCGCAAGAAGGTGAAAAGTTAAAGTTCGATATGTTAATTGGCATACCACCTAATATGGGCGCTAAGGTTATTGAGGATTCTGGAATAGGAGATAGAAGGAGATGGGTTCCAACAGACAAATTTACACTTAGAATGAAGGATCACTCTAATGTTTACGTAATGGGTGATGCTACTGACTTACCAGTCTCTAAGGCGGGCTCAACAGCTGATTTCGAATCTTATACTGTTGCCCACAATATCGCAAATGACATAAAGGGAAATCTTGGAGTTAAACATTATGGAGGAGACGTTCTATGCTATATAGCTACTGGTACTGATCAAGCTACTTATATAAGATTTAGCTATACTATGAACGAGAGTCCACCACCACCTTCATATGTACACTGGTGGGGCAAGATAATGTATAACAAGATGTACTGGACTGTTACAGCCAAAGCTGTGGTTTAACATGAAAACAGGGATTATAGTGGGTTCAAATGAGCGTTCAAGATTAACATATGCTGCGATGACTTCCGTTATAATATCATCTATGGGCGATGAAGTTTACGTTTTTTTGACAATGGACGCAGTTAAGGGATTTACTAAAAATCCAGAGGTAAAGAGTGAAGATATCTCCTCTAAAATTATGGTTGAGAAGAAGGAAGAAGATTATATGAGTTTATTCAGAAAAGCTAAAAAGAGTGGGAAGGTTAAGATATATGCTTGCTCTTATGCCAGTAAGTTATTTGGCTATGCCAAGGATGACTATAATGACATAGTTGATGAAATAGCTGGGATAACTACATTTAGTATGGATGTTGAAGGTGGGCAAATAATTTCGGTGTGGTAAACATGCAGACTATTAATCTTGAGAAGCTAGCTTCAAAAATCGATGAGAAGAAGATAGATGAATTAGCAGAATTAATGGACTTAACTCCAGCTCTTAATGAGGCTTTGAAAAAGGTTAATGAGCTTAAGGAATCAGGCGCATTAGATGCCATAGTGAATTCTGCTTATGTTGTTAAGACTTTTCGTGATATGTTGAACGATGAGGCCATACAAAGCCTAGGGAACATAGTTTCCTCACTTTTAGAGTTTGGCAAGGCTATCTCTAAGCCAAAAATCTTTGAAAATACTATGGCGATTATGGACAACTCAGATGTGTTGGCGGACTTCGTTAATAAACTGAAGATGTTAAAAGAAGATGGTACCTTAGACGTTTTAATTAACATGGCATATACAGCAAGAACGCTTCGTGATATGTTAAACGATGAGGCTATCCAGAACCTTGCCTCTACAGTTTCTTCTTCATTGGAGGTAATGAAACTTATAACCCAAAAGGCTGAGCCAGTAAAAGCGTTATTAGATAAATCAAGCGTTATTAACGATCTTTTAGTTAGATTGGAAGATATGAAAAACGATGGTACTTTAGATATTTTAATGAATTCTGCTTATGTTGTTAAGACTTTTCGTGATATGTTGAACGATGAGGCCATACAAAGCCTAGGTAGGTATATATCCAATTCTTTAGAGATAATGAGGGAAATTGATGATGAGACTTTAAAATCCATAAAGTCAACTATGAAGAAAATGAGGCTTATAGAAAACGTCTTAACTAAAGTAGAGGAACTAGATAAAAATGGTGCACTGGATGTAGCCTTTGATATGGCCTATGTAGCAAAGACCTTACGCGATATGTTGAACGATGAGGCCATTACTCATCTATCGAGTTATGTATCGCAGTTTTTGGAGGTTTATCCAAAGGCATTGGATTTCTTTGAAATAGCATTTAGTAATGTACCATATAGAATGATGAGAGCTATTGCTTCTGAAGAAGTAAAGAAGACTTTAGAATCACCACCAAAAGTCTCATTGGGAGGTATTGTTAGGCTATTATCTGATCCAGAAATTCAGAGAGGCCTAGGAGTTATCTTTACTGTGATTAGAGCTATAGGAAAGGAATTTAGTACTAAGTAGGTTTTTTTCCTAATTTTTCTAACTCTATTGATCACAAAATATTTAAGAAATGTTTTGAAATAGAGGCTTATGAGAATAGCTTTAACATATGATAAGTCCCAAGAATTAAAACCTTTAGATCAAGCGGAAATTATAGGGATAATTGATGAGGAGAAAAGGGAAGTTGAACAATATGAGAACCCTGGAATAGGTAGTAAGGAAGCTACGATGTCAGTAATTCTGGATTTAAATGCAGATGCAATAGTGGTAGGTCCAAAGTTCTTGTGTCCAGGTTCTTATATGATGTCATATGGTAGACTAAGATACATTCCTACAAAGTATGGGAATCTCAAGGATGTATTAGAGCATTTAGAGGAGATAAAGAAGAACATGAAGGAAGAATTGGAAGAAGAAATGTATGCAGAAGAAATGGAAGAGTTTTAATCGTTAAATAATTTGTAGCATTCGTCTATCTCATATACGGAGTATATTCTTTCTCGTGCATCATCTAAACAAGGTAATGTTTTTATTAGACCTTTTTCCCTAAGTATTCTTAGCGCGTATCTTAACGTGCGTGTTGGTAATTTAGTTTGATCTTGTAATTCTTTGAATCTAATCACCTTCTTTTCCAATATAACCTTCAATACAAGTTTTGCTGAGGGCGGGAGTTTTTCCACATTTTATCTTTTTACTCATATTTCTTAAGACTTTCGCTATGTGCAAATAAGTAGTTTTATCCCAAATTTTTGGTTAGTAACTTATACCACAATGTACCATTATCATCCATTCCTTTTTCAATTTCATAACCCATTATCATCCATAATTCTATTCCACCTAACATATTGTAGACTTTTACTTCTTTAAATAAAGAAGGTTCAGTATAAACAAGCCATGTGGATCTATTGGCGTGTTCGCATATAATTGCTACACCATTTTTAACTAAATTATTTTTGCTTAATACCAACGGAAATAACTCTTTAAAGTAGTCTAAAGGTAGTAATATTGACCCTGGTATATGATGGTCTTCGTATTCCCAAGGTTGCCTGACATCAATTAGCGTAATTGCCTTATTCTTGACTAGTTTCCTAATTACTGATGGTGGTACGTTTTGTATGTTTGGATAAAAAGGAGACCTTCTCTCGGTTATTAACATCATAATCTAAACCTTTTATTGAGAATTTAAATTTGTTGAAATTTTAGATCTTCAAAACTACTTTTATTTAAAATGAAATTTACAAAAAATGCATAAACATTATGATAGCTAACTTTTTATTTTCTTAGGAGAATATGCTAACTTGATGGCTATTGATAAGCTGATTGATAAATTTAGAGTTAATTTAGATAAGTACAAAAAAATGGGATTGAATCCGCTATCGCTTGCTACAGGATGTGCAGTAAAAGTAGATTTAATAGACACAGTTTACCCAGCTATACGGAAGATAAGAGACGAATTGGTGAAAAGAAATATAGAAATATTACCTAGAGAAGATGCTGACATTTTCGTAAGTAGAGAGAAGATTTACATAAAGAGAGTGATTAACGGCGGAGAGTTTGACGCAGATAGAGCCGTTAGCCTTATTCAGGTTAACCAAGAGACATCAGGGAATCCTGATAAGTTTGCTGAGTTCCTATTGAAAGTTTACACTTCGATAAAAACTACTAGAAAGCTCACAATAGGTAAAGGTCATTCAATAGTTACCTCAAATCCTAAGGGTGAAGTGGCAGTATTAGATCTATTCAGACTAGAAGGAGGAAAGGAGAGATCTTACACTGTTGCAAATAACGACACTATTCAAATAGTAGATCCTTTGGATGACCCTGGATCTCAGATGCAAGTTGATGTGGCTATTTCCAATTCTTTAAATGACCTTTTTACTAAGGGTGTTTTTCAAGATTTAAGGATGATTCCGGTCGTTGATGCTCCAATGGATGATCTAAAGGAACAATTGCTGAAAAACGCTGAAAATTATTCTAGGGAATATTCAATTGAATTATTAAGCGATGTTCAACCTAATTCCAAAACATTAATGATAGGAGCTACTGTAATAGGTAAGTCCGATCATGAATTACCAACATATTACAATAGGGTTAATGAAAACATGGAAATCCTAGTGACCAGACCAGTTGGTGAATTAACGCCAATAAATGTGTTTATGTGGATGCTGACTGTTCCCGAGTTAATAGAAGATATGGAAGCTAGGGGAATTACTATACAGAGAGTAGAAGAAGCTAAGAGAAAAGCCCTAATGTACATGAGGAAACCTAATAATGAAGTAGCTAAAATTATATACGATCATCTACCACCCTTTGGAGGCTCATTTGACGAAAATTCTCATATAGCCATGACTACTGATGTTACCGGTCCAGGATTATTTGTAATAAAGGAATTTGCTGAAAAGGCACAAGTAGATGTGGAGTTGTTTGATATCCCAGTAATAGATCCGGATATACATGAGTTCGCCACCGAGAATTTTATCATACCAAATTCTACTGCAGGGACAAACGGAGCCATAGTTATTTTCGCTCATAAGAGAGTTATAGATGAAATTTTCGATGAATTGAAAAGGAAGTCGCAAGAACCTTATATCATAGGTAAGGTTACTGGGAAAGGAAATGGTACCGTTATAGTCCCACCAACTATTACAAAGTACATTCATAGAAATAATGTGTTAAGACAGTTCAAAATAAGGTGAAATATTTCCTTATAAAAATATTTCATAGTAGCAGTATTTCGCCTTTTTATCTATGTTAATGTAAAATGTTCAATTATTAGTTTTTATATTAGAACTCTCCTCGTGATTTGAATGTAGAGAAATAATTAAACATTTTATTACCTAATATTCCTAGCTAAACATTTTTTACGTGATAAAATAAATAGCTAAGAGTGCAATATAATATGTGTATCCGCCAGATTTTACATATGTTAGGGTTAGTAGCTCTGAGGAAGCTACAAAATTTCTAGAATCCCACGACGATGCAAGGCCTCTAGCTGGAGGACAAAGTTTAATTCCAATGCTTAAACTTCGTGTAATATCGCCCAATTATATAGTTGACCTAAATCCTATAACGTCACTAAGTTATGTAAGAAGTTCCTTTAATTCAACTAAAATTGGTGCTCTAACTCGATATAATGAAATACTAAAGAATGATCTAGTAAGGGTAAACGTTCCATTACTTCATCAAGCAGTTAGGGTAGTAGGAGATATGCAAGTTAGAAACTTAGGTACTATTGGTGGTAGCGCTGCAAACGCTGATCCATCAGCTGATATCCCCACTGTACTTACTGCGTTAAACGCCGAAATTATTCTATCCTCAGCATCCGGCAATAGATCAGTTAATGCTCTAGATTTCTTTAAAGGCGCATTCGCCACAGATTTAAGAAAAGGTGAAATTATCTCTGAAATTGTTTTACCTAACTTGGAGGGATATAGAACAATTTACAAAAAGGTCGTAAGAAGAGCTGGAGATTTTGCACTTGTATCTCTAGCATTAGCGATAAAATTGAGGCAAAATGAGATAGAGGATATTAGATTAGCTTATGGTGGAGTTGGGGAGAGACCATTCAGAGCGTTAGAAGTTGAGAAAAGTGTAATGGGTAAAAGGCTAAATGATGAGTTAGTAGAGGAAATTGTAAGTAAGGTTTCAAGTCAAGTAAATCCCCCTTCCGATACTAGGGGGAGTTCTT belongs to Saccharolobus solfataricus and includes:
- a CDS encoding hotdog fold thioesterase, with amino-acid sequence MMKESPFLKFLNIELEEIREGYARVSGVVAKDFLNLHNTAHGSFIFAIADAAFEYISNFSRDSVALHMDIDFRRPVKEGEKVIAEAFEESSGKTTSLYRIIVKNEDGKLVAYVTALVYHLDN
- a CDS encoding enoyl-CoA hydratase-related protein — translated: MIKVDNKDGYVVVTISRADKLNALNLEMRNELISKLKEINANPKIRTVILTGEGRAFCVGADVNEFAPDFTIDLRETFYPIIREIRFSDKIYIAAINGVTAGACIGISLSTDFKFAKREVKFVTAFQRLGLASDTGVAYFLLKLTRDQRAYEIAVLGGEFTAEDAERWGLLKISENPLYDAEEMANKILNGPFQSYIAGKRMANLVLYNDLERFLEYESAIQGYLGKTEDFKEGISSFKEKREPKFKGV
- a CDS encoding enoyl-CoA hydratase/isomerase family protein; protein product: MQVNYIYMYSTIQIEVIDNIGIIKLNRPDKLNAINFQMVDELVDVLNKLDNDDKIKVVIITGNGKAFSAGADVKEMLETPLEEIMKKGHMPLWEKLRTFKKPVIAALNGITAGGGLELAMACDIIIASESAKLGQPEINLGIMPGAGGTQRLTRVLGKYKAMELVLTGKLIDSKEAERYGLVNKVVPDNSLIDEAIRLAREIAEKPIISIILAKEAVARAWDTLLQQGLDFERRNFYLALNTKEAKEGMRAFLEKRKPRWENDKSR
- a CDS encoding thiolase domain-containing protein; its protein translation is MTRRVAVIGVGNSKFGRRDDVSIQELAWESIKEALNDSGVSQSDIGLVVIGSTAYRGIELYPAPIVAEYSGLTGKVPLRVEAMCATGLAAALSAYTAVASGLVDIAMAVGVDKMTEVDTSTSLAIGGRGGNYQWEYHFYGTTFPTYYALYATRHMAVFGTTEEQMALVSVKAHKYGSMNPKAHFQKPVTVEEVLKSRVISWPIKLLDSCPISDGSATAVFASEEKVKELKIDSPVWITGIGYANDYAYVARRGEWVGFKATQLAARQAYEMAKVTPNDIEVATVHDAFTIAEIMGYEDLGFTEKGKGGKFIEEGQSEKGGKVGVNLFGGLKAKGHPLGATGLSMIYEITKQLRDEADKLQQPLKKYIGLVHNVGGTGHFAYVMILRR
- a CDS encoding Zn-ribbon domain-containing OB-fold protein; the encoded protein is MQIDAIPLSIKYKIKYPDEFIEAVKRGEIVATKCKNCGSVYFPPQKDCYNCGKNEMEWIKVSNEGEIMTYSVVSQKPQGFENYEDYVIGIVKTKDGINIMAWIKGQPKVGNKVRLTTDGMRIIGEVIR
- a CDS encoding phenylacetate--CoA ligase family protein; this translates as MSVKLTYNEIDPKALTKEEIKEIQRFRLRGLIKRVYESSPYYHKVFKERGLTPDDIRTLEDLVKLPFTTKEDLRRYAYPHGGDFLAVPFGNLVGWHMTSGTTGVPTVNAYTWSDIEIWTSLVARSLVTAGVTKNDIVMNIYGYGLFTGGIGLHQGIQRIGAKVIPWSTGRTEALARALKDFKATVITGTPSYELLIAETLRKLNIDAEKELQLRLAIPGAEAMSKEMLERIEHELGLKAREGRALEIYGLTEALGPGVAQECPDDNHEWLHIWTDHYLVEIIDPETGERISEDEEGEMVITTLSKEGMPLIRYRTRDITRLIESDDEIPFPKIGMLKGRVDDVIFYKGVKVFPTAISNVLMSCEEVKEFQIVVDKTNREHRLIVRVETEKPSEKLAEKLIEEIRTVAFVTPEVEFVSLGTLPRFEGKSKRVVIKE
- a CDS encoding sulfurtransferase TusA family protein gives rise to the protein MSSLKIYKELDLTSSSCAGPIGELSSVIDELRDGEAVKVILGDEATKKDITLWSKKKGLKIVQESQEGSKYVLLISK
- a CDS encoding NAD(P)/FAD-dependent oxidoreductase, coding for MAKRVIIAGGNIAGTIVANRLVQKLEHEVNKGDVEIVALNKSDEHIYLPGQLLVGFGLETPGELVRKESELLDPRIKFLHGQKGTISKIDVANHSVQTADGVSHSYDYLVITTGVDYTWDEIPGYRSAAHTVYEYDDAIKMREALEKFDGGTIVVNTAKLPHRCPVAPLEVTLILDDYLRKRGIRDKTKIIYTYPVQGVFGRPITNKFMLRLFEQRGIEVHSPFTVTSVDPNNKVIESQEGEKLKFDMLIGIPPNMGAKVIEDSGIGDRRRWVPTDKFTLRMKDHSNVYVMGDATDLPVSKAGSTADFESYTVAHNIANDIKGNLGVKHYGGDVLCYIATGTDQATYIRFSYTMNESPPPPSYVHWWGKIMYNKMYWTVTAKAVV
- a CDS encoding DsrE family protein; its protein translation is MKTGIIVGSNERSRLTYAAMTSVIISSMGDEVYVFLTMDAVKGFTKNPEVKSEDISSKIMVEKKEEDYMSLFRKAKKSGKVKIYACSYASKLFGYAKDDYNDIVDEIAGITTFSMDVEGGQIISVW
- a CDS encoding DUF1641 domain-containing protein; amino-acid sequence: MQTINLEKLASKIDEKKIDELAELMDLTPALNEALKKVNELKESGALDAIVNSAYVVKTFRDMLNDEAIQSLGNIVSSLLEFGKAISKPKIFENTMAIMDNSDVLADFVNKLKMLKEDGTLDVLINMAYTARTLRDMLNDEAIQNLASTVSSSLEVMKLITQKAEPVKALLDKSSVINDLLVRLEDMKNDGTLDILMNSAYVVKTFRDMLNDEAIQSLGRYISNSLEIMREIDDETLKSIKSTMKKMRLIENVLTKVEELDKNGALDVAFDMAYVAKTLRDMLNDEAITHLSSYVSQFLEVYPKALDFFEIAFSNVPYRMMRAIASEEVKKTLESPPKVSLGGIVRLLSDPEIQRGLGVIFTVIRAIGKEFSTK
- a CDS encoding transcriptional regulator encodes the protein MEKLPPSAKLVLKVILEKKVIRFKELQDQTKLPTRTLRYALRILREKGLIKTLPCLDDARERIYSVYEIDECYKLFND
- a CDS encoding rhodanese-like domain-containing protein; this encodes MMLITERRSPFYPNIQNVPPSVIRKLVKNKAITLIDVRQPWEYEDHHIPGSILLPLDYFKELFPLVLSKNNLVKNGVAIICEHANRSTWLVYTEPSLFKEVKVYNMLGGIELWMIMGYEIEKGMDDNGTLWYKLLTKNLG
- a CDS encoding SelD-related putative sulfur metabolism protein, with the protein product MAIDKLIDKFRVNLDKYKKMGLNPLSLATGCAVKVDLIDTVYPAIRKIRDELVKRNIEILPREDADIFVSREKIYIKRVINGGEFDADRAVSLIQVNQETSGNPDKFAEFLLKVYTSIKTTRKLTIGKGHSIVTSNPKGEVAVLDLFRLEGGKERSYTVANNDTIQIVDPLDDPGSQMQVDVAISNSLNDLFTKGVFQDLRMIPVVDAPMDDLKEQLLKNAENYSREYSIELLSDVQPNSKTLMIGATVIGKSDHELPTYYNRVNENMEILVTRPVGELTPINVFMWMLTVPELIEDMEARGITIQRVEEAKRKALMYMRKPNNEVAKIIYDHLPPFGGSFDENSHIAMTTDVTGPGLFVIKEFAEKAQVDVELFDIPVIDPDIHEFATENFIIPNSTAGTNGAIVIFAHKRVIDEIFDELKRKSQEPYIIGKVTGKGNGTVIVPPTITKYIHRNNVLRQFKIR